A genomic segment from Triticum dicoccoides isolate Atlit2015 ecotype Zavitan chromosome 1A, WEW_v2.0, whole genome shotgun sequence encodes:
- the LOC119317289 gene encoding uncharacterized protein LOC119317289, which yields MAMGAWWEMKKSLLVKLSVYLLIIAMANCARDIPDSIAKNTHVHTCDDISETWRGGLCAKHGTCNKPCRAEGYDSGFCAAFPFLTTCCCKKNCVDALQPRRSSFFCQW from the exons ATGGCCATGGGAGCATGGTGGGAGATGAAGAAGAGCTTATTAGTGAAGCTGAGTGTGTATCTGCTGATCATCGCCATGGCTAACTGTGCTCGGGATATTCCTGACTCCATTGCCAAGAACACTC ACGTACACACCTGCGACGACATCAGCGAGACGTGGCGCGGGGGGTTGTGCGCCAAGCACGGCACTTGTAACAAGCCGTGCCGGGCGGAAGGGTACGACTCGGGCTTCTGCGCcgcctttcccttcctgaccacctGCTGCTGTAAGAAGAACTGTGTTGATGCTCTGCAGCCACGCAGGAGCAGCTTTTTCTGCCAATGGTGA